Proteins encoded in a region of the Clostridium beijerinckii genome:
- the glgX gene encoding glycogen debranching protein GlgX gives MDTSKFSIAENIELDINTLKNTVNFDEFVKTLQKNLIPTDEFEGFKIRPGFYLENGAVVIPGGVNFTIHSQNATSCKLLLFKPAMCEPYAVIPFPEYYRIGNVYSMIVLGLDIEEFEYAYSVDGPYIPERGLVFDSSKYLLDPYSKAIAGQSVWGTKTICGNQYKSRVVSNDFDWGNSKRPLIPMKDLIIYELHVRGFTKHPSSEVNYPGTFAGLAEKIPYLKELGINAVELMPIFEFDEMLDARYVRGNLLCDYWGYNPVCFFAPNTSYAAGIERNKEGDELKSSIKKFHEDGIEVILDVVFNHTAEGNEYGPYISFKGFDNNVYYMLTPDGKYYNFSGCGNTLNCNHPIVHRMILDCLRYWVTEYRVDGFRFDLASILGRNEDGSPMNNPPLLQSLAFDPILANTKLIAEAWDAGGLYQVGSFPSWKRWCEWNGKYRDDIRRFLKGDSGLADTVAERITGSYDLYNPDIRGKNASVNFITCHDGFTLYDLYSYNDKHNEENGWNNTDGENNNNSWNCGTEGETDDENIIKLRRKLIKNACAVLLSSQGAPMLLSGDEFGNTQFGNNNPYCQDNEISWLNWSLLYKNHDLFTFFKNMINFRKRHPAIKDRIEESRCGLPPVSKHGIEPWYLDPSDSTRTVGIMFAGWNKKEKEDDIVYLCINAHWETQYVRLPELPIYLEWRIAVNTAMPSGEDISDSIDQMLQVGETLEIEPRSVMILVGISKI, from the coding sequence ATTTGAGGGATTTAAAATTCGCCCTGGATTTTATCTAGAAAATGGTGCAGTAGTTATACCGGGAGGTGTTAACTTCACTATCCACTCTCAGAACGCAACATCATGTAAACTACTCTTATTTAAGCCTGCTATGTGCGAACCTTATGCTGTCATTCCTTTTCCTGAATACTATCGAATAGGTAATGTATACTCTATGATAGTACTTGGATTAGATATTGAAGAATTCGAATATGCATATAGTGTGGACGGCCCATATATACCTGAAAGAGGATTAGTTTTTGATAGTAGTAAATATTTACTTGATCCCTACTCAAAAGCGATTGCTGGACAAAGCGTATGGGGAACAAAAACAATATGTGGAAATCAATATAAATCAAGAGTTGTCTCTAATGATTTTGATTGGGGAAACAGTAAAAGACCTTTAATTCCTATGAAAGATTTGATTATTTACGAGTTGCATGTAAGGGGCTTTACTAAGCATCCATCGTCAGAAGTTAATTATCCTGGAACATTTGCTGGATTAGCCGAAAAGATTCCTTATTTAAAAGAACTTGGAATCAATGCTGTAGAACTTATGCCAATTTTTGAATTTGATGAAATGCTTGATGCACGATATGTTAGAGGTAATTTGCTTTGTGATTATTGGGGTTATAATCCTGTATGTTTCTTTGCTCCAAACACCAGTTACGCTGCTGGAATTGAACGTAATAAAGAAGGGGATGAACTGAAGTCTTCGATAAAGAAATTTCATGAAGATGGAATAGAGGTTATTTTAGATGTTGTTTTTAACCATACTGCTGAAGGCAATGAGTATGGCCCATATATATCTTTTAAGGGGTTTGATAATAATGTTTATTACATGCTTACACCAGATGGGAAATATTATAATTTCAGCGGATGTGGAAATACTTTAAATTGCAATCACCCAATAGTCCATAGAATGATTTTAGATTGCCTTCGCTACTGGGTTACAGAATATCGTGTTGACGGATTCAGATTTGATTTAGCTTCAATCCTTGGCCGAAACGAAGATGGATCACCAATGAATAATCCGCCACTATTGCAAAGCCTGGCATTTGATCCTATTCTTGCAAATACAAAATTGATAGCTGAAGCATGGGATGCAGGGGGATTATATCAAGTCGGCAGTTTTCCCTCTTGGAAAAGATGGTGTGAATGGAATGGAAAATATAGAGATGATATTCGCAGGTTTCTAAAGGGCGATTCAGGATTAGCTGATACTGTTGCTGAAAGAATTACCGGATCTTATGATCTCTATAATCCGGATATAAGAGGAAAAAATGCTTCAGTAAACTTTATTACTTGCCATGATGGATTCACTTTATATGACTTATATTCTTATAATGATAAACACAATGAAGAAAATGGTTGGAATAATACAGATGGTGAAAACAACAATAATAGTTGGAATTGTGGTACTGAAGGAGAAACTGACGATGAAAATATAATAAAATTGCGAAGAAAGCTAATAAAAAATGCTTGTGCTGTTCTTCTTTCAAGTCAGGGAGCCCCAATGCTTTTATCTGGAGATGAATTTGGAAATACACAGTTTGGAAATAATAATCCATATTGTCAGGATAATGAAATTTCATGGTTAAACTGGAGTCTCCTATATAAGAATCATGATTTATTTACTTTCTTTAAAAATATGATAAATTTTCGAAAACGGCATCCTGCTATTAAGGACAGGATTGAAGAATCACGATGTGGCTTACCTCCTGTTAGTAAGCACGGTATAGAACCTTGGTATTTAGATCCGTCAGATAGTACTAGAACAGTTGGGATAATGTTTGCAGGATGGAATAAAAAAGAAAAAGAAGATGACATTGTGTACCTTTGCATCAATGCGCATTGGGAAACGCAATATGTGAGATTACCTGAGCTCCCTATATACTTAGAATGGCGAATTGCTGTAAATACAGCCATGCCTTCTGGAGAAGACATTAGCGATTCAATTGATCAGATGCTCCAAGTTGGAGAGACACTTGAGATAGAACCTAGATCTGTTATGATTCTTGTTGGTATAAGCAAAATATAA